Proteins encoded in a region of the Enterococcus gilvus ATCC BAA-350 genome:
- the murG gene encoding undecaprenyldiphospho-muramoylpentapeptide beta-N-acetylglucosaminyltransferase, whose protein sequence is MRILVTGGGTGGHIYPALAFIRYVQKIQPDSEFLYVGTHRGLENKIVPETGISFKTIKIQGFKRKLSLDNVKTVQLFLESIKRSKEILREFKPDVVIGTGGYVSGSVVYAAARMKIPTIVHEQNSVPGITNKFLSRFADRIGICFPDAAQYFPENKTVLVGNPRAQEVVTSGKSEVLEQYGLLPDIPTVLIFGGSQGALKINQAVIQALPKFSQKEYQVLYASGDRYYNEISKKIDVDKISHNLSLQPYIKNMTDVMANVDLLIGRAGATSIAEFTALGLPAILIPSPYVTNDHQTKNAQSLVNAGAVKMITDAELTGENLVEAVDEIMADSEKRENMAKASRQEGIPDAAERLWALVNEIVK, encoded by the coding sequence ATGAGAATACTTGTGACAGGCGGCGGCACGGGCGGACACATCTATCCAGCCTTAGCATTTATCCGTTACGTACAAAAAATCCAACCGGATTCTGAATTTTTATATGTGGGAACACATCGAGGGTTGGAAAATAAAATCGTGCCTGAGACAGGCATCTCTTTTAAAACAATCAAAATTCAAGGATTCAAACGAAAACTTTCGTTAGATAATGTAAAGACCGTACAGTTGTTTCTTGAGAGTATTAAGCGTTCGAAAGAAATCTTACGTGAGTTCAAGCCAGATGTTGTCATCGGAACGGGGGGCTATGTCTCTGGATCCGTGGTCTATGCAGCTGCACGAATGAAAATTCCAACGATTGTTCACGAACAAAATAGCGTTCCAGGGATCACAAACAAATTTTTGAGTCGCTTTGCTGACCGAATTGGGATTTGTTTTCCTGATGCAGCGCAATATTTTCCAGAAAATAAAACAGTATTAGTAGGGAATCCGAGAGCTCAAGAAGTTGTTACTAGCGGAAAATCGGAGGTTTTAGAACAGTACGGATTACTTCCCGATATCCCTACAGTTTTAATTTTCGGTGGAAGCCAGGGCGCATTAAAAATAAATCAGGCAGTTATTCAAGCACTGCCTAAATTTTCTCAAAAAGAATACCAAGTACTTTACGCTTCAGGGGATCGTTATTATAACGAAATTTCTAAAAAAATCGATGTAGACAAAATCAGTCACAACCTTTCGCTGCAACCATATATAAAAAATATGACAGACGTTATGGCGAATGTTGATCTGTTGATCGGTCGGGCTGGAGCAACATCAATTGCAGAATTTACGGCCTTGGGATTGCCAGCAATTTTAATTCCGAGTCCTTATGTGACAAACGATCATCAAACAAAAAATGCACAAAGCTTAGTAAATGCTGGGGCTGTCAAGATGATTACTGATGCAGAGTTAACAGGTGAAAATCTAGTAGAAGCTGTAGATGAAATCATGGCGGACTCTGAAAAAAGAGAAAATATGGCGAAAGCCTCTCGACAAGAAGGGATACCCGATGCAGCTGA
- the murD gene encoding UDP-N-acetylmuramoyl-L-alanine--D-glutamate ligase produces MKQIKQYENEKVLVLGLAKSGFSAAKLLNDLGALVTVNDGKPFEENPEAQGLLEQGVRVITGHHPIELLDEDFSLMVKNPGIPYDNPLVAKAEELHIPILTEVELAYQVAECPIVGITGTNGKTTTTTMIGLLLNQERAAGKAHLAGNIGFPGSEVAAKASADDDIVMELSSFQLMGIKEFKPQIAVITNIYEAHLDYHKTRENYVAAKWAIQENMTATDYLVLNWNSEELQEMSRGTKATVVPFSTKEVLRNGSYLLKGALYYQDEKIMDASELGVPGAHNIENALAAIVVAKLKGVSNKSIRTALSNFHGVPHRTQYVDTINGRKFYNDSKATNSLATEMALSGFDNDRLILLAGGLDRGNGFDELIPSLEGIKAMILFGETKDKLADAAKQAGVETIIKTSNVETAVPLAYEQSKEGDSVLLSPANASWDQYPNFEIRGDKFMQAVKQLEK; encoded by the coding sequence ATGAAACAAATCAAACAATATGAGAACGAAAAAGTATTAGTATTAGGATTAGCAAAAAGTGGATTTAGTGCGGCCAAGTTATTAAATGACTTGGGCGCACTTGTTACGGTCAACGATGGAAAGCCGTTTGAAGAAAATCCAGAAGCCCAAGGGTTATTGGAGCAAGGCGTACGAGTGATCACTGGACATCATCCGATCGAATTGTTGGATGAAGATTTCTCTTTGATGGTTAAAAATCCTGGAATTCCGTACGATAATCCTTTAGTAGCAAAAGCAGAAGAACTGCATATCCCAATCTTGACCGAAGTGGAGTTGGCTTATCAAGTCGCAGAATGCCCAATCGTTGGAATCACTGGAACGAATGGCAAGACGACGACAACCACCATGATCGGTCTATTGTTGAATCAAGAAAGAGCGGCAGGAAAAGCTCACTTAGCTGGGAATATTGGTTTTCCGGGTAGTGAAGTTGCGGCAAAGGCAAGTGCAGATGATGACATCGTTATGGAGCTATCGAGCTTTCAACTAATGGGGATCAAAGAATTTAAGCCGCAAATTGCTGTGATTACAAATATCTATGAAGCGCATTTGGATTATCACAAGACTCGAGAAAACTACGTGGCGGCAAAATGGGCGATTCAAGAAAATATGACGGCGACAGATTACTTAGTGCTCAATTGGAATTCAGAGGAATTACAGGAAATGAGCAGAGGAACTAAAGCAACTGTTGTTCCTTTCTCAACTAAAGAGGTATTACGAAATGGTTCTTATCTATTAAAGGGTGCATTATATTACCAAGACGAAAAAATCATGGATGCTTCCGAACTAGGAGTACCCGGCGCACATAATATTGAAAATGCTCTAGCCGCAATTGTTGTAGCAAAATTAAAAGGCGTTTCCAATAAAAGCATTCGGACAGCATTGAGTAATTTCCATGGCGTACCGCATCGAACACAGTATGTAGATACAATCAATGGACGGAAATTTTACAATGATTCAAAAGCCACGAACAGTTTAGCTACAGAAATGGCATTAAGCGGTTTCGATAATGATCGCCTGATTTTATTAGCGGGTGGTTTGGATCGCGGAAATGGATTTGATGAACTAATACCTTCACTCGAAGGAATCAAAGCAATGATTCTTTTTGGTGAAACAAAAGATAAATTAGCTGATGCTGCGAAACAAGCAGGAGTTGAAACAATCATTAAAACATCAAATGTTGAGACTGCCGTACCATTGGCGTATGAGCAAAGCAAAGAGGGCGACAGTGTTTTACTTTCTCCCGCTAATGCAAGTTGGGATCAATACCCCAACTTTGAAATTCGTGGAGACAAATTTATGCAAGCTGTGAAACAGTTAGAAAAGTAG
- the mraY gene encoding phospho-N-acetylmuramoyl-pentapeptide-transferase — MQPAQLFIAFASSFAITVAGMPFIIGYFRMKKQGQEIRDEGPKWHNSKAGTPTMGGLGFLAAAVITAIWFSLWAHQMTTSLLILVFVLLLYGIIGFLDDFIKLSKKQNEGLTSGQKFIAQVIVAIVFYIVYRMEGYPNTLNFFGIDLPLNIIYGLFVIIWLVGFSNAVNLTDGIDGLVSGLGTISFATYGIIAWHQQQYEVLIVCLAVMGGLVGFFPYNKKPAKIFMGDVGSLALGGLLAAVSIILHQEWTLLLVGLVYIFETASVIIQVTSFKMTGKRVFKMSPLHHHFEMSGWSEWKVDTVFWAIGLIASIVVLLIVL; from the coding sequence ATGCAACCGGCACAACTATTTATTGCTTTTGCCAGTAGTTTCGCAATTACTGTTGCAGGCATGCCTTTTATTATTGGTTACTTTAGAATGAAGAAACAAGGACAAGAAATTCGGGATGAAGGTCCGAAATGGCATAATTCAAAAGCGGGAACTCCCACAATGGGTGGGTTAGGATTTTTAGCTGCCGCAGTGATCACTGCGATTTGGTTTAGCCTTTGGGCTCATCAAATGACGACATCGCTACTAATTTTGGTCTTTGTTTTACTATTGTATGGAATCATCGGATTTTTAGATGATTTCATCAAATTGTCGAAGAAACAAAATGAAGGACTGACTTCTGGGCAAAAATTTATTGCACAAGTTATCGTAGCTATTGTCTTTTACATTGTTTATCGAATGGAAGGCTACCCGAATACCTTGAACTTCTTTGGTATTGATTTACCATTAAATATTATTTACGGCTTGTTTGTGATTATATGGCTGGTTGGCTTTTCTAATGCAGTAAACTTAACTGACGGAATTGATGGATTGGTTTCTGGTCTAGGAACGATCTCCTTTGCAACATATGGAATCATCGCATGGCATCAGCAACAGTACGAGGTATTGATTGTCTGTCTTGCAGTCATGGGCGGATTAGTCGGATTTTTCCCATACAATAAGAAACCGGCGAAAATTTTCATGGGTGATGTTGGTTCACTCGCTTTGGGTGGATTGTTGGCAGCTGTGTCGATCATTTTACATCAAGAGTGGACATTGCTACTGGTTGGATTGGTTTACATTTTTGAAACAGCAAGCGTGATTATTCAAGTCACTTCCTTTAAAATGACAGGGAAGCGTGTTTTTAAAATGTCCCCATTGCATCACCATTTTGAAATGTCTGGTTGGTCAGAATGGAAAGTGGATACGGTGTTTTGGGCAATTGGACTTATTGCATCCATTGTTGTTTTATTGATCGTACTGTAG
- a CDS encoding penicillin-binding transpeptidase domain-containing protein, whose protein sequence is MSFKRLRRKIRKKNLTPMNNRKKVGVILFATSIGLFFLFAVRMIYVVAGGHVAGTSLKAKTEELYHGGEVVKAKRGTIYDRNGEVIAEDATSYSIYAILSESYVSGKDKLYAQEKNFDELASILHKYLGIKEKSALKTLESGINSDGTSKYYQVEFGSKGKNISEETKQNIEDAMKTAKVKGLYFNEHTDRMYPNGNFASHFIGYAQPDKKEALVGMMGIEAAYDDVLKGKDGKVVYQKDENQRPIPGSVAEEKKAVNGEDIYTTLDAGLQSYLETLLDKVNAEARPSEMTATLMQAKTGDILAMSQRPTFNPETKEGLGEEDAWRNFLIEDSYEPGSTMKVFTTAAAVNEGIFNENESYMSGKIQVADATINDWDLGKKGILTMRQALSWSSNVGMVKLEERLGDKWPEYVKRFGFGQSTYSGLPGETKGTLPTSNIVDQAMSAYGQAIGVTNFQMMRGFTAVANDGKMLQPHYIEKVSNPNTGKEIITKPEVVGEPITPETAKKVREYMRDTVESENYGSAYDQYKVPGYNISAKTGTAQIAENGRYLTGETNYIYSIALMLPSEDPEYILYLTMKQPQENKAGILGDIANPLLSRAMDFQNSDSDSSNEESNTKVTVEDYRNLSTAKAAADANKRGVTAVVIGDGDKVVQQSAKPGEKVMANEHLILLTDGKKEMPDVRGWSKADILKLTNLLDIDVSFKGDGYCTKQSIAPYTEVSKKKLKITLG, encoded by the coding sequence ATGAGCTTTAAAAGGCTACGAAGAAAAATCCGAAAAAAGAATTTAACTCCGATGAACAATCGCAAAAAAGTAGGCGTTATTTTGTTTGCTACGAGTATTGGATTGTTCTTTTTGTTTGCCGTTCGCATGATTTATGTTGTAGCGGGCGGACACGTTGCGGGAACCTCCTTGAAGGCTAAAACAGAGGAATTGTACCACGGCGGCGAGGTTGTTAAGGCGAAGCGCGGGACGATCTATGATCGCAATGGAGAAGTCATCGCAGAAGATGCAACCTCTTACTCGATCTATGCGATTCTTTCAGAAAGTTATGTATCAGGGAAAGATAAACTATACGCGCAAGAAAAAAACTTTGACGAGTTAGCTTCTATTTTACATAAGTATTTAGGGATCAAAGAAAAGTCAGCGCTAAAAACCCTGGAAAGCGGTATAAACAGTGATGGTACAAGTAAGTACTATCAGGTTGAATTTGGAAGCAAAGGGAAAAATATCTCTGAAGAAACCAAACAAAATATTGAGGATGCAATGAAAACTGCGAAAGTTAAAGGCCTGTACTTTAACGAACACACCGATCGGATGTATCCAAATGGAAATTTCGCGTCTCATTTCATCGGCTATGCACAACCAGATAAAAAAGAAGCATTGGTCGGAATGATGGGGATTGAAGCGGCCTATGATGATGTCTTAAAAGGGAAAGATGGAAAAGTCGTTTACCAGAAAGACGAAAATCAGCGCCCTATTCCAGGTAGTGTTGCCGAAGAAAAAAAGGCAGTCAACGGCGAAGACATTTACACAACCTTAGATGCAGGTCTTCAAAGTTATTTGGAAACATTATTAGACAAAGTCAATGCAGAAGCAAGACCTTCAGAAATGACCGCAACATTAATGCAAGCCAAAACAGGAGATATTCTTGCGATGTCTCAACGTCCGACCTTTAATCCTGAAACGAAAGAAGGATTAGGAGAAGAAGATGCGTGGCGGAATTTCTTGATAGAAGATAGTTATGAACCTGGTTCGACGATGAAGGTCTTTACTACTGCTGCTGCAGTGAATGAAGGCATCTTTAATGAAAACGAAAGTTATATGTCTGGCAAGATTCAAGTAGCAGACGCTACCATTAATGACTGGGATCTGGGTAAAAAAGGAATTTTGACCATGCGTCAAGCGCTGTCTTGGTCTAGTAATGTCGGGATGGTCAAATTAGAGGAACGATTAGGCGATAAGTGGCCTGAATACGTCAAGCGTTTTGGCTTCGGTCAAAGTACCTACTCTGGTTTACCAGGTGAAACGAAAGGCACGCTGCCAACAAGCAATATTGTTGACCAAGCGATGAGCGCATATGGGCAAGCAATTGGTGTAACAAACTTCCAAATGATGCGCGGGTTCACCGCAGTAGCAAATGATGGAAAAATGTTACAGCCTCATTATATTGAAAAAGTTTCTAACCCTAATACTGGAAAAGAAATTATCACGAAGCCAGAAGTAGTAGGTGAGCCAATTACACCCGAAACTGCGAAAAAGGTCCGTGAATATATGCGAGATACTGTTGAAAGTGAAAACTATGGTTCTGCGTACGATCAATATAAAGTGCCAGGATACAATATTTCAGCAAAGACAGGAACAGCACAGATTGCAGAAAACGGTCGGTATTTGACTGGTGAAACAAACTATATCTATTCAATTGCTTTGATGCTTCCTTCCGAGGACCCAGAGTATATCTTGTACTTAACGATGAAACAGCCGCAAGAGAACAAAGCAGGGATTTTGGGTGATATCGCGAATCCATTACTGAGTCGTGCAATGGATTTCCAAAATAGCGATTCAGATTCTTCGAACGAAGAAAGCAATACAAAAGTCACTGTAGAAGATTATCGCAATCTTTCAACTGCTAAAGCAGCGGCTGATGCTAATAAACGCGGAGTGACTGCGGTAGTTATTGGAGACGGCGACAAGGTCGTTCAACAATCTGCGAAGCCAGGAGAAAAAGTCATGGCAAATGAACATTTGATTTTGTTGACAGATGGGAAGAAAGAAATGCCCGATGTTCGCGGCTGGTCAAAAGCAGATATCTTAAAATTGACCAATCTATTAGATATTGATGTTAGCTTTAAAGGGGACGGTTATTGTACGAAACAAAGTATTGCTCCTTATACAGAAGTATCTAAAAAGAAATTGAAAATCACGTTAGGTTAG
- the ftsL gene encoding cell division protein FtsL, which yields MAELKDKQQFQFDSQQEEIHQTPDSFQVFVSPGDRLKKITRVEKIAVLAFLVMLIGLSIVMVNYRNEISKTQNEITSIQTNIDANEKTATQLQQEKSELSRSDRLKEVAEKAGLSINDANLRKVK from the coding sequence ATGGCTGAATTAAAAGATAAACAACAGTTTCAATTTGATTCTCAGCAAGAAGAGATTCACCAAACGCCAGATTCTTTTCAAGTCTTCGTTTCTCCTGGAGATCGCTTAAAGAAAATCACACGAGTTGAAAAAATTGCTGTGTTAGCCTTCTTAGTGATGCTGATTGGACTATCTATCGTGATGGTTAATTATCGTAACGAAATCAGTAAAACTCAAAATGAAATTACAAGTATTCAAACGAACATTGACGCAAATGAAAAAACAGCGACCCAACTACAACAAGAAAAGAGCGAATTGTCTCGTTCCGATCGGCTTAAAGAAGTTGCTGAGAAAGCTGGTCTTTCGATCAATGACGCGAATTTAAGGAAAGTGAAGTAA
- the rsmH gene encoding 16S rRNA (cytosine(1402)-N(4))-methyltransferase RsmH, with amino-acid sequence MTDFQHTTVLLHETVDGLAIKPDGIYVDCTLGGAGHSEYLLSQLNADGHLYAFDQDQKAIDNAKIRLAEYVQKNQVTFVKANFRELTAELNHLGVTEVDGILYDLGVSSPQLDEAERGFSYHQDAPLDMRMDQDAPLSAYQVVNDYSYHELVKIFFRYGEEKFSKQIARVIERKREEQPIETTGQLVDIIKEVIPAPARRKGGHPAKRVFQAIRIAVNDELGAIESSLEQAVDLLAIEGRVSVITFHSLEDRIVKTMFKEFSTPKDMPPGLPMVPEEFQPVLKLVNRKPIVASEEELNENNRARSAKLRIAEKVKKG; translated from the coding sequence ATGACAGACTTTCAACATACAACCGTTTTGCTTCATGAAACAGTTGATGGTCTAGCAATCAAACCAGACGGTATTTATGTTGATTGTACATTAGGCGGAGCTGGACATAGTGAATATTTACTGAGTCAGCTAAACGCGGACGGGCACCTTTATGCTTTTGATCAAGATCAAAAAGCAATTGATAACGCAAAAATTCGCTTAGCTGAGTATGTACAAAAAAATCAAGTGACCTTTGTTAAAGCTAATTTTAGAGAACTTACGGCTGAATTAAATCACTTAGGTGTGACGGAAGTCGATGGGATTTTATATGATCTAGGTGTCTCCTCTCCACAACTGGACGAAGCAGAGCGTGGCTTTAGTTATCATCAAGATGCACCGCTGGATATGCGCATGGATCAAGATGCACCTTTGAGTGCGTACCAAGTTGTAAATGATTATTCTTATCATGAATTAGTGAAAATATTTTTCCGTTATGGAGAAGAAAAATTTTCTAAGCAAATCGCTCGTGTGATTGAACGCAAGCGAGAAGAACAACCAATCGAAACGACTGGACAGTTAGTAGATATTATTAAAGAAGTGATACCTGCACCTGCGAGACGTAAAGGCGGACATCCCGCTAAACGCGTTTTCCAAGCAATACGTATTGCAGTAAATGATGAGTTAGGTGCGATCGAGAGTTCTTTAGAGCAGGCGGTTGACTTGTTAGCGATTGAAGGAAGAGTCAGCGTGATTACCTTCCATTCATTAGAAGATCGGATCGTCAAAACGATGTTTAAAGAATTCAGTACACCAAAAGACATGCCTCCGGGCTTGCCGATGGTACCGGAAGAATTTCAACCGGTATTAAAACTGGTCAATCGTAAACCAATAGTTGCCTCAGAAGAGGAATTAAATGAAAATAACCGCGCGAGAAGTGCTAAATTGCGAATCGCTGAGAAAGTGAAGAAAGGATAA
- the mraZ gene encoding division/cell wall cluster transcriptional repressor MraZ: MFMGEFQHNIDAKGRLIVPSKLREQLGEKFVVTRGMDGCLFGYPLDEWSQLETKLNEMPLSKKDARAFVRFFYSAATECEIDKQGRINIPASLRSHASIEKECVIIGVANRIEIWDQTRWNDFTKETEASFDDIAETMVDFGF, translated from the coding sequence ATGTTCATGGGTGAATTTCAGCACAATATTGATGCGAAAGGTCGATTGATCGTTCCATCAAAATTACGTGAACAGTTAGGCGAAAAATTCGTTGTTACCCGAGGCATGGACGGTTGTCTGTTTGGGTACCCATTAGACGAATGGAGCCAACTAGAAACAAAGTTGAATGAGATGCCGCTTTCTAAGAAGGATGCGCGCGCGTTCGTACGTTTTTTCTATTCAGCCGCCACTGAGTGTGAGATTGATAAGCAAGGTCGAATTAACATCCCAGCATCTTTACGCAGTCACGCTTCAATTGAAAAAGAGTGTGTGATTATTGGGGTCGCTAATCGAATCGAGATTTGGGATCAAACACGTTGGAATGACTTTACAAAAGAAACAGAAGCTAGTTTTGATGACATTGCAGAAACAATGGTCGATTTTGGATTTTAG
- a CDS encoding DUF3397 domain-containing protein, with amino-acid sequence MLASFSPILLLWYIFPIIVFLGSDYIVTTFKLKQRFNLKTPDITVPFLIVGMHEISKSISSFSILPYFLLTILLLGISVVVFQAYRYREIMYGRFFKMFWRLTFLLSVLVYFILIIASIINAL; translated from the coding sequence TTGTTGGCATCATTTTCACCAATATTATTGTTATGGTACATTTTTCCAATAATCGTCTTTTTAGGGTCTGATTATATCGTAACAACTTTTAAATTAAAACAACGCTTCAATTTGAAAACGCCAGATATTACTGTGCCATTTTTAATTGTTGGAATGCACGAAATTTCAAAAAGTATTAGTTCGTTTTCGATTTTACCATATTTTTTATTAACCATCCTATTATTAGGGATAAGTGTTGTGGTCTTTCAAGCCTATCGCTATCGCGAAATCATGTATGGTCGCTTCTTTAAGATGTTTTGGCGCTTGACGTTCTTATTGTCCGTGCTGGTCTATTTTATACTGATTATCGCTAGTATTATTAATGCCTTATAA
- a CDS encoding DUF4044 domain-containing protein encodes MNNKKSTSTFSKVTKVVIWTMLILTIGSLVLSSLLSIM; translated from the coding sequence ATGAATAACAAAAAATCCACTAGTACATTTTCTAAAGTTACCAAGGTTGTTATTTGGACCATGTTAATTTTAACAATTGGTTCATTAGTTTTGAGTAGTCTACTTAGTATTATGTAA
- the recN gene encoding DNA repair protein RecN — MLQELTIKNFAIISSLHLGFTDGMTALTGETGAGKSIIIDAVSLLAGARSSIEYIRQGSEKCLIEGLFDLPKQNEFQLLMEELGIEVDEAGLIVQRDLNVSGKSISRVNGRIVTLANLRRIGQFLVDIQGQNDHQELMHPESHLRLLDSFGDAAFQQIKLTYQTAYRSYITLVNQVKKFKQNEQSFVQRIDMLTFQQEEIGNAELTVGEEEKMLEEREKLTNYQRIVDSLSNSYQAMTNEETSSLDAIGSASQELQTIASLDKEYENISDNVHSAYYLLQDAVSEIGRQLDLLELDEERLDLVNERLELIHQLKRKYGDSIEHILKYYDQISQELLDSDFSGDKLEKLEKELIDKEEQLHELAKTLQTARKNMAEKLEAEIQRELKDLYMENARFKVVFKEILFVSDGIDEVEFYITTNPGEPLKPLVKVASGGEISRIMLALKTIFSKTQELTSIVFDEVDTGVSGRVAQAIADKIYQIGKNSQALCITHLPQVAAKADHQLFIRKEIVGGRTVTKVEEMKEADRTEEIARMLAGTEITDLTVKHAKELLQLAKK, encoded by the coding sequence ATGTTACAAGAATTGACAATCAAAAATTTTGCCATCATTTCTTCGTTGCACTTGGGTTTTACCGATGGCATGACAGCTTTGACTGGTGAAACGGGTGCCGGAAAATCAATTATTATTGATGCCGTCAGCTTATTAGCGGGTGCCCGTTCATCCATCGAATACATTCGACAAGGCAGCGAGAAATGTTTGATTGAAGGCCTCTTCGATTTACCGAAGCAGAATGAATTTCAGCTTCTCATGGAGGAGCTAGGTATTGAGGTTGACGAAGCAGGGCTCATCGTTCAAAGAGATTTGAATGTCTCTGGGAAAAGCATTTCACGAGTCAATGGCAGGATCGTAACGCTAGCTAACTTACGACGAATTGGACAGTTTTTAGTTGATATTCAGGGGCAAAATGATCATCAGGAGCTTATGCATCCTGAATCCCATTTACGATTGCTGGATAGTTTTGGTGATGCTGCTTTTCAGCAAATTAAACTGACGTATCAAACGGCGTATCGAAGCTATATTACTTTGGTGAACCAAGTCAAAAAGTTTAAGCAAAACGAACAATCCTTTGTCCAACGAATCGATATGTTGACGTTTCAACAAGAAGAGATCGGAAATGCAGAATTGACAGTTGGGGAAGAGGAGAAGATGCTCGAAGAACGTGAGAAGCTGACGAACTACCAACGAATCGTCGACAGTCTTTCGAACAGCTATCAAGCGATGACGAACGAGGAAACGAGTTCTCTTGATGCGATTGGGTCAGCGAGTCAAGAACTGCAAACAATTGCTTCTCTAGATAAAGAGTACGAAAATATCTCAGACAATGTTCATAGCGCATACTATTTGCTGCAAGACGCTGTTAGTGAGATAGGGCGTCAGTTGGATCTTTTGGAGTTAGACGAAGAGCGACTGGATTTAGTCAATGAGCGTTTAGAATTGATCCATCAATTAAAAAGAAAATATGGCGATTCGATCGAGCATATTTTGAAATACTATGATCAAATCAGTCAAGAATTACTAGACTCTGATTTTTCCGGAGACAAGCTTGAAAAGCTTGAGAAGGAGCTAATCGACAAAGAGGAGCAGCTTCACGAATTAGCGAAGACGCTGCAAACTGCTCGAAAAAATATGGCGGAGAAGTTAGAAGCAGAAATTCAACGAGAGTTGAAAGATCTTTATATGGAAAACGCCCGATTTAAAGTAGTATTTAAGGAAATTCTTTTTGTATCAGATGGTATAGATGAAGTAGAATTCTATATTACGACCAATCCTGGGGAACCCCTGAAGCCTTTAGTTAAGGTAGCATCCGGCGGAGAGATTTCTCGGATCATGTTGGCATTAAAAACTATTTTTTCAAAAACGCAAGAGCTGACGAGTATCGTCTTTGATGAAGTTGACACAGGAGTGAGTGGTCGTGTCGCACAAGCAATTGCAGATAAAATTTATCAAATCGGAAAGAATTCTCAGGCGCTCTGCATCACGCACCTTCCTCAAGTAGCTGCAAAAGCAGATCATCAACTATTTATTCGCAAAGAAATCGTTGGCGGTCGGACAGTGACGAAGGTGGAAGAAATGAAGGAAGCAGATCGGACAGAAGAGATCGCGCGAATGCTTGCTGGAACCGAAATTACCGATCTAACGGTGAAGCATGCCAAAGAATTATTGCAATTAGCAAAAAAATAG
- a CDS encoding arginine repressor — MRKQERHRIITQLLNEYDVKKQEDFVEILSQQGVTVTQATISRDIKEMKLIKVPAQNGGYRYSVPRKEQEDVNGKLADLLKEAVVFVDQMEKFITVKTLPGNASACANLLEKQFTKILFTTLNDDDSILMIARTEEDAKHIQQDIAQKSQNK; from the coding sequence ATGCGGAAACAAGAGCGGCATCGGATTATCACACAATTGTTGAACGAGTACGATGTAAAAAAACAAGAAGATTTTGTAGAAATTCTTTCTCAACAAGGCGTGACAGTCACACAAGCAACGATTTCACGAGACATCAAAGAAATGAAGCTGATCAAAGTTCCGGCTCAAAATGGCGGCTATCGCTATAGCGTACCGCGAAAAGAACAAGAAGACGTGAATGGGAAATTAGCAGATCTTCTAAAAGAAGCAGTCGTTTTCGTTGATCAAATGGAAAAATTTATCACAGTAAAAACATTGCCTGGGAATGCTTCGGCCTGTGCAAATTTATTAGAGAAACAATTCACGAAAATCTTATTTACGACTTTGAATGATGATGACAGTATCTTGATGATCGCTAGAACAGAAGAAGATGCCAAGCACATTCAGCAAGATATTGCTCAGAAAAGTCAAAATAAGTAG